One part of the Vanessa tameamea isolate UH-Manoa-2023 chromosome 8, ilVanTame1 primary haplotype, whole genome shotgun sequence genome encodes these proteins:
- the LOC113404733 gene encoding fidgetin-like protein 1 isoform X2 yields MQLSQSESSDGTNVSLLNTEIVHQYKKSLNSSNNSTTIALQEAWQANVKLFNKNGDHLIGFAKELNSSTCTEIESWSTSLGELPDPLLLFEKSLPQCKCLSINKNLQQNKAVDIMQSKCICKVDLPTQEKSEVSYFRPLYSENSSQESKSGDDGLSKSKFGRLKSKKTMPTSKNIVDTNCSKDFNMDVEKPLVNTDVEVDEEKAHKSQVAKITFKTARETLLASNPAARRTLGASRKAQAKFVSPMIGAQEKQEVNEPAIIDERLKHIDPKMIELIESEIIDKGSPIGWDDIAGLQQAKSVLQEAVVWPLLRPDIFTGLRRPPRGVLLFGPPGTGKTLIGRCVAAQCRATFFSISAASLTSKWVGDGEKMVRALFAVARARQPAVIFIDEIDSLLSQRSDSEHEASRRIKTEFLVQFDGASTGEEDRILIVGATNRPHELDEAARRRLVKRLYIPLPDFEARKQIISNLLRSEQHELSASHVADAARLTDGYSGADMKSLCSEAAMGPIRSVPLSQIVTIDRDQVRPVTVQDFKIALQRVRPSVSQDDLGQYVKWNNTYGHGF; encoded by the exons ATGCAGCTATCACAATCTGAATCGAGTGACGGCACTAACGTGTCTTTATTAAATACTGAAATTGTGCATCAGTATAAAAAATCTCTAAACAG CTCCAACAATTCTACGACTATCGCATTGCAAGAAGCATGGCAAGCAAACGTtaagttatttaacaaaaatggaGATCACCTAATAGGCTTCGCAAAAGAACTAAACAGCTCTACATGTACTGAGATTGAATCTTGGAGTACTTCCCTGGG AGAACTACCAGATCCATTACTGTTATTTGAAAAGTCTTTACCGCAGTGTAAATGCctgagtataaataaaaatttgcaaCAAAATAAAGCAGTAGATATTATGCAAAGCAAATGCATATGTAAAGTTGATTTACCTACACAAGAAAAGTCAGAAGTGTCGTACTTTAGACCATTGTATTCTGAGAATTCTAGTCAAGAATCAAAATCTGGAGATGACGGGCTTTCAAAATCTAAGTTTGGTCGtttaaaatcaaagaaaacTATGCCTACATCAAAGAATATAGTAGATACAAATTGCAGTAAAGATTTCAATATGGACGTAGAAAAGCCATTAGTAAATACTGATGTTGAAGTTGATGAGGAGAAAGCTCATAAAAGTCAAGttgcaaaaataacatttaaaactgcTAGAGAAACACTATTGGCCTCTAATCCAGCCGCTCGGCGCACTTTGGGTGCATCAAGAAAGGCTCAGGCCAAATTTGTTTCTCCGATGATAGGGGCTCA AGAAAAACAGGAGGTCAATGAACCTGCTATAATAGATGAGAGACTAAAGCACATTGACCCGAAAATGATAGAGCTGATTGAAAGTGAAATTATTGATAAAGGATCTCCAATCG GTTGGGACGACATCGCGGGGCTGCAGCAGGCCAAGAGCGTGCTGCAGGAGGCGGTGGTGTGGCCGCTGCTGCGCCCCGACATCTTCACGGGCCTGCGCCGCCCCCCGCGCGGCGTGCTGCTGTTCGGCCCGCCCGGCACCGGCAAGACCTTGATCG GGCGCTGCGTGGCGGCGCAGTGCCGCGCGACGTTCTTCAGCATCTCGGCGGCGTCGCTCACGTCCAAGTGGGTCGGCGACGGCGAGAAGATGGTGCGCGCGCTGTTCGCCGTCGCTCGCGCGCGCCAGCCCGCG GTGATATTCATAGATGAGATCGACTCGCTGCTGAGTCAGCGAAGCGACAGCGAGCACGAGGCGAGTCGCAGGATCAAAACGGAGTTCCTGGTGCAGTTCGACGGCGCTTCTACGG GTGAAGAAGATCGTATTCTAATAGTGGGCGCCACCAACCGACCGCATGAACTGGACGAAGCGGCGAGACGGCGCCTCGTCAAACGACTGTACATTCCGCTGCCTGATTTCGAA gCACGCAAACAAATAATCAGCAACTTGCTGAGGAGCGAACAGCACGAGCTGTCGGCGAGCCACGTGGCGGACGCGGCGCGCCTCACGGACGGCTACTCCGGCGCCGACATGAAGTCGCTCTGCTCGGAGGCCGCGATGGGGCCGATTCGCTCTGTGCCTCTATCGCAGATCGTCACCATTGACAGGGACCAG GTTCGTCCAGTAACTGTGCAAGACTTCAAAATAGCTCTTCAGCGTGTTCGTCCGAGCGTCTCACAAGACGACCTCGGCCAATATGTTAAATGGAATAACACTTACGGACACGGCTTTTAA
- the LOC113404733 gene encoding fidgetin-like protein 1 isoform X1, with amino-acid sequence MQLSQSESSDGTNVSLLNTEIVHQYKKSLNSSSNNSTTIALQEAWQANVKLFNKNGDHLIGFAKELNSSTCTEIESWSTSLGELPDPLLLFEKSLPQCKCLSINKNLQQNKAVDIMQSKCICKVDLPTQEKSEVSYFRPLYSENSSQESKSGDDGLSKSKFGRLKSKKTMPTSKNIVDTNCSKDFNMDVEKPLVNTDVEVDEEKAHKSQVAKITFKTARETLLASNPAARRTLGASRKAQAKFVSPMIGAQEKQEVNEPAIIDERLKHIDPKMIELIESEIIDKGSPIGWDDIAGLQQAKSVLQEAVVWPLLRPDIFTGLRRPPRGVLLFGPPGTGKTLIGRCVAAQCRATFFSISAASLTSKWVGDGEKMVRALFAVARARQPAVIFIDEIDSLLSQRSDSEHEASRRIKTEFLVQFDGASTGEEDRILIVGATNRPHELDEAARRRLVKRLYIPLPDFEARKQIISNLLRSEQHELSASHVADAARLTDGYSGADMKSLCSEAAMGPIRSVPLSQIVTIDRDQVRPVTVQDFKIALQRVRPSVSQDDLGQYVKWNNTYGHGF; translated from the exons ATGCAGCTATCACAATCTGAATCGAGTGACGGCACTAACGTGTCTTTATTAAATACTGAAATTGTGCATCAGTATAAAAAATCTCTAAACAG TAGCTCCAACAATTCTACGACTATCGCATTGCAAGAAGCATGGCAAGCAAACGTtaagttatttaacaaaaatggaGATCACCTAATAGGCTTCGCAAAAGAACTAAACAGCTCTACATGTACTGAGATTGAATCTTGGAGTACTTCCCTGGG AGAACTACCAGATCCATTACTGTTATTTGAAAAGTCTTTACCGCAGTGTAAATGCctgagtataaataaaaatttgcaaCAAAATAAAGCAGTAGATATTATGCAAAGCAAATGCATATGTAAAGTTGATTTACCTACACAAGAAAAGTCAGAAGTGTCGTACTTTAGACCATTGTATTCTGAGAATTCTAGTCAAGAATCAAAATCTGGAGATGACGGGCTTTCAAAATCTAAGTTTGGTCGtttaaaatcaaagaaaacTATGCCTACATCAAAGAATATAGTAGATACAAATTGCAGTAAAGATTTCAATATGGACGTAGAAAAGCCATTAGTAAATACTGATGTTGAAGTTGATGAGGAGAAAGCTCATAAAAGTCAAGttgcaaaaataacatttaaaactgcTAGAGAAACACTATTGGCCTCTAATCCAGCCGCTCGGCGCACTTTGGGTGCATCAAGAAAGGCTCAGGCCAAATTTGTTTCTCCGATGATAGGGGCTCA AGAAAAACAGGAGGTCAATGAACCTGCTATAATAGATGAGAGACTAAAGCACATTGACCCGAAAATGATAGAGCTGATTGAAAGTGAAATTATTGATAAAGGATCTCCAATCG GTTGGGACGACATCGCGGGGCTGCAGCAGGCCAAGAGCGTGCTGCAGGAGGCGGTGGTGTGGCCGCTGCTGCGCCCCGACATCTTCACGGGCCTGCGCCGCCCCCCGCGCGGCGTGCTGCTGTTCGGCCCGCCCGGCACCGGCAAGACCTTGATCG GGCGCTGCGTGGCGGCGCAGTGCCGCGCGACGTTCTTCAGCATCTCGGCGGCGTCGCTCACGTCCAAGTGGGTCGGCGACGGCGAGAAGATGGTGCGCGCGCTGTTCGCCGTCGCTCGCGCGCGCCAGCCCGCG GTGATATTCATAGATGAGATCGACTCGCTGCTGAGTCAGCGAAGCGACAGCGAGCACGAGGCGAGTCGCAGGATCAAAACGGAGTTCCTGGTGCAGTTCGACGGCGCTTCTACGG GTGAAGAAGATCGTATTCTAATAGTGGGCGCCACCAACCGACCGCATGAACTGGACGAAGCGGCGAGACGGCGCCTCGTCAAACGACTGTACATTCCGCTGCCTGATTTCGAA gCACGCAAACAAATAATCAGCAACTTGCTGAGGAGCGAACAGCACGAGCTGTCGGCGAGCCACGTGGCGGACGCGGCGCGCCTCACGGACGGCTACTCCGGCGCCGACATGAAGTCGCTCTGCTCGGAGGCCGCGATGGGGCCGATTCGCTCTGTGCCTCTATCGCAGATCGTCACCATTGACAGGGACCAG GTTCGTCCAGTAACTGTGCAAGACTTCAAAATAGCTCTTCAGCGTGTTCGTCCGAGCGTCTCACAAGACGACCTCGGCCAATATGTTAAATGGAATAACACTTACGGACACGGCTTTTAA